In Winkia neuii, a genomic segment contains:
- the ribD gene encoding bifunctional diaminohydroxyphosphoribosylaminopyrimidine deaminase/5-amino-6-(5-phosphoribosylamino)uracil reductase RibD, translating into MINTALARAITLAEKGPQFGPNPRVGCVIYSEKEILAEGFHRGSGSAHAEVAAIQDAHQRGKCVRGATALVTLEPCNHTGKTGPCSHALLAAGISRVIYAQADPNPVAAGGAAYLQSHGIEVATALAAGADQGLVARAQAITAAWRTVQKRGRAWVIAKVAQTLDGKVAASDGTSKWITGPQAREHGHQIRATVDAICVGTGTYLTDSPQLSARPANVKDPHQPKKFVIGNTDLSLPAQFTQVRTHDLRTFFEDMFKQGNTRILLEGGPTLVSAALKEGLVDELHVYTAPKLLGEGKASFADLGITTVADAIDAKATITQLGPDWLVCLALTE; encoded by the coding sequence ATGATAAACACCGCGTTAGCCAGAGCAATCACTCTGGCAGAAAAAGGGCCACAATTCGGGCCCAATCCACGCGTCGGCTGCGTAATCTACAGCGAGAAGGAAATCCTCGCTGAAGGATTCCATCGTGGCAGCGGTAGCGCTCACGCAGAAGTAGCTGCTATCCAAGACGCCCACCAAAGAGGCAAGTGCGTGCGCGGCGCTACCGCTCTAGTGACGCTAGAACCATGCAACCACACCGGGAAAACCGGCCCATGCTCGCACGCCCTACTTGCAGCTGGGATCAGCCGAGTCATATATGCCCAGGCAGATCCCAACCCCGTGGCTGCGGGAGGAGCTGCCTACCTGCAAAGCCATGGCATAGAAGTGGCCACCGCGCTCGCGGCGGGTGCAGACCAAGGATTGGTAGCTAGGGCACAGGCGATCACTGCTGCCTGGCGCACAGTTCAAAAACGAGGCCGAGCCTGGGTTATCGCGAAAGTAGCCCAAACCCTAGATGGCAAAGTAGCTGCCAGCGACGGCACCTCGAAGTGGATTACCGGCCCGCAGGCTCGCGAGCACGGCCACCAGATTCGTGCGACGGTTGATGCGATCTGTGTCGGTACCGGAACGTACCTGACAGATTCGCCCCAGTTATCGGCGCGGCCAGCAAATGTGAAGGACCCACACCAACCGAAGAAATTCGTCATTGGCAACACAGATCTGTCACTGCCTGCCCAGTTCACTCAGGTACGCACGCATGACCTGCGTACCTTCTTTGAAGACATGTTCAAACAGGGCAATACCCGGATTCTGCTCGAAGGCGGACCGACGCTAGTAAGCGCCGCCCTCAAAGAAGGTCTGGTGGATGAACTGCACGTTTATACAGCACCTAAATTGCTAGGCGAGGGCAAAGCCTCCTTCGCAGATTTAGGCATAACAACGGTGGCAGACGCCATCGACGCAAAGGCAACGATCACGCAGCTGGGACCGGACTGGCTAGTGTGCCTCGCCCTCACGGAGTAG
- a CDS encoding riboflavin synthase codes for MFTGLVEATGKILAVTDNEGGKRIKISAPFASSLSYGESVAVNGVCLTVVDFAEDGFTADVMPETLRASNLAEVEKGQVVNLERALSLQDRLGGHLVQGHVDGVGKLVTRRRGQRWDELTFSLPTELARYVARKGSITINGVSLTVTEAGEASFGVALIPTTMRETNMGLLEEGDAVNLETDVIAKYVARLGGYDD; via the coding sequence ATGTTTACAGGATTAGTAGAAGCAACAGGGAAAATACTGGCCGTTACCGACAACGAGGGCGGCAAACGCATCAAGATAAGCGCACCGTTCGCGTCATCTTTGAGCTACGGGGAGTCTGTGGCGGTAAATGGCGTGTGCCTGACAGTGGTCGATTTTGCTGAAGACGGATTCACTGCTGACGTCATGCCAGAGACGCTGCGAGCATCCAACCTCGCAGAAGTAGAAAAAGGGCAAGTTGTGAACCTAGAACGCGCCCTCAGCCTTCAGGATCGCCTAGGTGGCCACCTGGTTCAAGGACACGTCGATGGAGTAGGCAAATTAGTTACTAGGCGCCGTGGGCAGCGATGGGACGAGCTCACCTTCTCTCTGCCGACCGAGCTGGCAAGGTATGTCGCGCGAAAGGGATCAATCACGATCAATGGGGTATCGCTCACCGTGACTGAGGCGGGCGAAGCCTCCTTCGGGGTAGCGCTGATTCCAACCACTATGCGTGAAACCAACATGGGACTGCTTGAAGAGGGCGACGCAGTCAACCTGGAAACTGATGTTATTGCAAAATATGTTGCCCGTCTGGGAGGATACGATGACTGA
- a CDS encoding bifunctional 3,4-dihydroxy-2-butanone-4-phosphate synthase/GTP cyclohydrolase II, with protein MTEFRVALEEALEELRKGKPILVADDADRENEVDAIFAAETATPSTTAWVIRHSSGYLCAPMTNDRADALELPVMVEQNEDSLRTTYTITCDAASGVTTGISAADRTTTLRALARKEPDPRALIRPGHVVPLRARDGGVLERSGHTEAAVDLTRLAGLVPVAGICELVNDDGTMMRLPQARKLAEEYSLKVITIADLVTFRRQSESAGEAGVAPVEAAPRVERIAQAKLPTDFGEFTITSYRDLTTGAEHVALVPVKKSEHLPLVRVHSECLTGDAFGSKRCDCGPQLHEAMLQVANEGGAIVYLRGHEGRGIGLSEKVRAYRLQDEGEDTAQANLSLGWPVDMREYGAAAAILEDLGITQIRLLTNNPDKVRLDTSRVEVKEVVPLVVGVGPENIEYLRTKVRLGHTLNLDSFSMEGQK; from the coding sequence ATGACTGAATTTCGTGTTGCCTTGGAAGAGGCTTTAGAAGAACTACGTAAGGGCAAGCCGATCCTGGTAGCGGACGATGCGGACCGCGAAAATGAGGTCGATGCGATATTTGCTGCTGAGACCGCTACTCCCTCGACAACCGCGTGGGTGATCAGGCATTCCTCCGGATACCTGTGCGCGCCAATGACTAATGACCGAGCCGATGCTTTAGAGCTGCCGGTTATGGTCGAGCAAAACGAAGATTCTTTGCGGACTACCTACACGATCACCTGTGACGCCGCTAGCGGGGTCACCACAGGCATTTCTGCGGCTGATCGGACAACGACGCTGCGAGCGTTGGCGCGCAAAGAGCCTGATCCGCGAGCACTAATAAGGCCTGGTCATGTGGTGCCGCTAAGAGCCCGAGATGGGGGAGTCCTGGAGCGTAGTGGACATACTGAAGCTGCAGTTGACCTGACTAGGTTGGCAGGCTTGGTGCCGGTAGCCGGAATCTGCGAGTTGGTCAATGATGACGGCACTATGATGCGCCTGCCGCAGGCGCGCAAGCTGGCTGAGGAATACTCACTAAAGGTAATCACTATTGCCGATCTGGTTACTTTTAGAAGGCAAAGTGAATCTGCCGGAGAAGCGGGGGTGGCTCCCGTGGAAGCTGCCCCTCGAGTTGAGCGAATTGCGCAGGCGAAATTGCCCACTGATTTTGGCGAATTCACCATCACCTCGTATCGCGATCTTACTACCGGTGCCGAACATGTAGCGCTGGTGCCTGTAAAGAAAAGTGAGCATCTGCCGCTTGTGCGGGTGCACTCAGAATGTCTGACTGGGGATGCTTTTGGCTCGAAACGGTGCGACTGCGGTCCGCAGCTGCACGAAGCCATGCTGCAGGTGGCTAACGAGGGTGGGGCGATTGTCTATTTGCGTGGCCACGAAGGGCGCGGCATAGGACTATCCGAGAAGGTGCGTGCATATCGCCTCCAAGATGAGGGCGAAGATACGGCTCAGGCGAATCTATCGCTTGGTTGGCCTGTAGATATGCGTGAATATGGCGCTGCCGCCGCGATCTTGGAAGATCTGGGAATTACTCAAATTCGCCTACTCACCAATAATCCCGACAAAGTGAGGCTCGATACCTCCCGAGTAGAGGTGAAAGAGGTAGTACCTCTTGTAGTTGGGGTAGGACCAGAAAATATTGAGTATTTGCGGACCAAAGTTAGGTTGGGGCACACCCTAAACCTGGATTCTTTTTCGATGGAAGGACAAAAATAA
- the ribH gene encoding 6,7-dimethyl-8-ribityllumazine synthase gives MAGSGIPSLKVDGKGLKVTIVAAQWHKQVMDGLIEGAKRACADAGAQAMTVRVPGSFELPLACKTAAQKADAVVALGVVIRGGTPHFDYVCEAATNGLTQASLLTGTPIGFGVLTCDNEQQALDRAGLEGSAEDKGYEAAEAAMAMVATLEQVGA, from the coding sequence ATGGCAGGAAGTGGAATCCCCTCTCTGAAGGTTGATGGGAAGGGCCTGAAAGTTACCATTGTGGCGGCACAGTGGCATAAGCAAGTAATGGATGGTCTTATCGAGGGCGCCAAGCGTGCGTGTGCAGACGCCGGTGCGCAGGCAATGACAGTACGAGTACCCGGCTCTTTTGAGTTGCCGTTGGCATGCAAGACTGCGGCACAGAAGGCGGATGCGGTAGTCGCCCTCGGCGTGGTAATCCGGGGTGGCACCCCACACTTTGATTATGTCTGTGAGGCGGCTACCAACGGGCTAACGCAGGCGTCGCTGCTAACTGGCACTCCAATCGGGTTTGGGGTTCTTACCTGCGACAACGAACAGCAGGCGCTGGATCGGGCGGGACTGGAAGGTTCCGCCGAAGATAAGGGGTATGAAGCTGCTGAGGCGGCAATGGCGATGGTGGCCACTTTAGAGCAGGTAGGTGCCTAG
- the hrcA gene encoding heat-inducible transcriptional repressor HrcA, with product MGSSRQLQVLSAIVSDYVNNREPVGSKALVERYDLGVSSATIRNDMAALEEAGYIYQPHTSAGRVPTDKGYRAFVDQIAHLKPLSKPERTAIEKLLAGAVDIDDVMERTVRVLAQLTRQVAVVQYPSMHRDKLRHLEVVPIASRYVLLVVITEVGRVEQHPLEVPEQVNPAQLTAAAAWINQTFAGKGSTELEEGKELVSALPPEVAGLVALIIDALLVALPTAEDRIVMAGTANLARAGTDFAHTIGPVLDALEEQVALLRLFAEMEQGSVAVSIGSENRHDGLSEASVVSGTYGSEDGLTAHVGVVGPTRMDYPGTMRSVGAIARYLTHFLSN from the coding sequence ATGGGTAGCTCTCGCCAGCTGCAGGTTCTAAGCGCCATCGTCTCCGACTACGTAAACAACAGGGAACCGGTGGGATCGAAGGCTCTGGTTGAACGCTACGATTTGGGTGTTTCTTCAGCTACTATCCGCAACGATATGGCGGCACTGGAAGAAGCCGGTTACATCTACCAACCACACACTTCTGCTGGGCGAGTCCCGACCGACAAGGGGTATCGGGCTTTCGTCGACCAGATCGCACATTTGAAGCCGCTTTCAAAACCGGAACGCACCGCCATTGAGAAGTTGCTCGCTGGGGCAGTCGATATTGACGACGTCATGGAACGAACGGTGCGGGTCCTGGCACAACTAACTAGGCAGGTGGCGGTCGTGCAGTATCCGTCTATGCACCGCGACAAACTTCGCCACCTTGAGGTTGTGCCAATTGCAAGCCGATATGTTTTGCTCGTAGTAATTACCGAGGTGGGCCGGGTAGAACAGCATCCGCTCGAGGTACCGGAGCAAGTAAATCCCGCCCAGTTGACGGCCGCGGCAGCCTGGATCAACCAGACTTTTGCTGGCAAGGGTTCAACCGAATTAGAAGAGGGCAAGGAACTAGTATCTGCGCTTCCGCCCGAAGTAGCTGGACTGGTTGCCCTTATCATAGATGCCCTGTTGGTGGCTTTACCTACTGCCGAAGATCGGATCGTAATGGCGGGCACGGCAAACCTAGCTCGGGCTGGCACCGATTTCGCACACACTATTGGCCCTGTTTTGGACGCTCTCGAAGAACAGGTGGCTCTGCTCAGGTTGTTTGCTGAAATGGAGCAGGGTAGTGTTGCTGTCTCGATTGGCTCTGAGAACCGCCATGATGGTCTTTCTGAGGCCTCGGTGGTAAGCGGAACATACGGAAGCGAGGACGGACTGACTGCCCACGTGGGGGTAGTTGGTCCAACTCGAATGGATTACCCGGGAACGATGCGTTCTGTAGGAGCGATTGCCCGGTACCTGACACATTTCCTATCCAACTGA